CGCGCCCTGCGTTACTCGGCCGAGCTCGGGCTTGTGGTCCCACCGGAGCGTGAAGCAGAGGTGCGCTCGCGGGTCAACGCGCTGATGGAGCGCACATTGGGAGATGGCGGACACCCGGCGGATGTGCGAGGGTTTGCGATTGGCTTCCTCGGCGTGATGGCTGACTCCCGCGTTCCTATCCCACCAGGATATGGTCTACTCGTAAAAGCGCTCGTTACAGTCGAGGGCGTCGCGCGGGCGATCTATCCCGAGATTGACATCGCGCAAGCGGCGCGACCTTTCGCGACGAAGCTCATAGCGGCCGAGATGACGCGTCCCGCGCGCATCGCCGAGCGTGTTCCGGGCGCGCTGCGGGCGGCCTTGAGGGAGTACGTGCGATAGGCTAGACAGGTCGCCGCTACCCGGAAAGCGGTGTGGCCCGGGCGTTTAAGTCTGACTCGGCCAGAGTCTCATTCAGGCTCCCGCTGCGGTACCCCTCGAGATCCTGCGCCACGAACGCGAAGCCGACGTCGCGCAGCGCCAAGGCCATCTCACCACGCCGGGACCACGCGTGCTCCATCTCGTCAGGGTCGACCTCTACGCGCGCGACATCACCGTGCGCGCGTACGCGGAACTGCACAAGCCCGAGAGCGCGGAGTGCTGCCTCCGCATCAGCCACTCGGCGAAGACCCGCCTCGGTTATCGCCTCACCGTACGGAAATCGCGACGCGAGACACGCCATCGACGGTTTGTCCCAGTTGGGCAAAGTGAGCATTTGGGCTATCTCGCGCACATCCGCTTTCGTCATCCCGACGGCTTGTAGCGGACTGATGACCCCGTACTCCTTGGCGGCCCTACTGCCTGGCCTGTAGTCATCCAAATCATCGAGGTTCGAGCCGTCAGCCACGTGGGCAAGACCACGGCTGTCCGCGAGGGTGCGCAGCAGGCCGAAGAGCTCAACCTTACAGTGGTAGCAGCGGTCCGGGGTGTTTGCGCGGAACTGCGGGTCGACGAGCTCGTGGGTCTCGACGGCGTGCACCGCGAATCCGAGCTCTCGGGCAAGCCGTTTGGCCTCCGTCGCCTCAGACTCGGGATACGTGTCTGAGCTGGCAAGTACGGCGAGGCACCGTCTCCCAAGGACAGCGTTCGCCGTGAACGCGAGCAGTGTGGAGTCGATTCCGCCCGAGTACGCTACAAGCAAAGTGCCGAGACCGGCGATGTGCTCGCGCAGGTGGTCGTATTTCGCGGAAGCGTCCAAACGGTGTCCCCCAGAGGTGAGCAGGTTTCAAGTATAGCGCGAGTAGGAGGGTGCGTGGGGGAATCACGAATGCCGCGGCCCGGGGTGTCTAGCCTGGACGAGGTGTCCGGAGACAGTCTCCGTTCTCGCACATGTGGTTAGCGAAGCGCGCTGCGGTGAAGAGATAGTCTGAGAGTCGATTGACAAAGGCGAGAACACCGGGTTCCACTGGTTCGCATGCCGCAAGATCGAGCACCCGGCGTTCGGCGCGCCGGATGACGGCCCTGGCCATATGAAGGCGTGCGGCTGGTTCGCACCCGGCGGGCAGCACAAAGCGGGAGATTTCGCCCACGGATGCCGTCATCGTGTCGATGGCGGTCTCGAGACGTGCCGTATCCGCCGCGGTGATGCTGGGGACACGCCCGCTCACTGACTCGTGGGGCGTGGCTAGGACGCTTGAGCAATCGAACAGGCGATTTTGTGCGAAAGCGAGCTCCGCGTCGAGCGCAGTGAGGGACGGCTCGTTCTGAATCGAAGCGCGAGCGAAACCGATCGCGCAGTTGGCCTCGTCTATCGTCCCGTACGCTTCAACCCGGACATCGTTCTTGCGTACGCGGGTTCCGTCTGCGAGTGAGGTCTCTCCGGTGTCTCCGTGTCGCGTGTAAATGGGGCCTGTCATGGATAGTCCTCCTTGGACGGCGGCGCGCACGTCTTGCCGAGTTGGGGTCAGAGAGCTTCTGAGCCGCGTTCGCCGGTACGGATACGTACGGCTCCCTCACAGTCGTAGATGAATATCTTCCCGTCGCCGATTATCCCCGTGCGCGCAGCTTCAATGATTGCCTGTTCGACGCGGGGAGCCAGTTCATCATCGACCACCAGCTCGATCTTGATTTTGGGTCTAAAGTCGACGGCGTACTCGGCCCCTCGGTAGATTTCCGTGTGCCCTTTTTGACGGCCGTACCCCTTGACTTCGTATGTCGTAAGTCCAGTCACGCCGAGGGCGTTCAGGGTGTCCCTTACGCGCTCAAGTTTGCGGGGCTTGATGATGGCCTCGATCTTCTTCATTACTCGCAGTCCTTTCTCACGTAGTGTGGAGCGAGTTGTGCGAATACTGGCGCCAAGCATGATCGATCCGTCCGCCGCCTACCACACGTACCCTCGCTCGGCGTGCTCAGAGCGATCGCACCCGTTCTCCTCGGCATCTTCATCGACGCGCAGCCCGATAGTGGCATCGATAAGCTTGAGTATCACGGCGCTGGCGACGAACGAGAACACGATGGTCGCGCCGACACCGACCGCTTGTTCGAGTATGAGTGCGGCGCGGCCCTCCGCCAGTGTCGGAGCGAGACCTGGGGCGATGAGTGCTGTCGCGAAGACGCCGGTTAGGAGCGCGCCGACTGTCCCGCCAACACCGTGAATCCCCACGACATCGAGCGCGTCATCGAACCCGAGACGTTCTTTGAGGGAGATTCCCAGGAAACAGAGCGCGCCTGCGGCAAGGCCTATCGCCATGCCAGCCATCGGTGTGACGAACCCGGCTGCGGGCGTGATGCCGACGAGTCCCGCAACCGCACCGGACGCGGCTCCGAGTGTCGTGGGCTTGCCTCGCTTGAGCGATTCCATGGCGAGCCATCCAAGCATGCCGCAGGCGGCGGCAAGGTGCGTAGCGAGGAGAGCCGTCCCCGCGAGTTCGTTGGCGGCGAGCGCGGATCCGGCGTTGAACCCGAACCAGCCGAACCACAGCATGCCTGTGCCGAGAACGGTCATTGGGAGGTTGTGTGGTGTGAAGTCTGCACTACCGTTGCCATTGCCATTGCGCTTGCCGAGAGCGAGGGCGCCTGCGAGCGCTGCCGCCGCCGAGGCGATGTGCACGACAGTACCGCCCGCGAAGTCGAGAGCCCCCCGTTCGTAGAGCCAGCCGCCGCCCCAGACCCAATGAGCGAGCGGTGCGTAGACCACAATGCTCCACACGCCGATGAAGACGGCGTACGCACTGAACTTCATGCGTTCGGCGAGGGCTCCTGAGATGAGCGCGGCTGTGATTACCGCGAACATTCCTTGGAAGGCGACAAAGACCGGCGTTGGAATTGTGCCGGTGACGCCACCAATCGTGTCTGCAAGAGCGAGGTGGCCGAAGCCGCCTATAAGCGCGCCTAGCTCCCACTCGGCCGAACCGAAGGCGATTGTGTAGCCGATGAGCGCCCAGGTCACAGAGACGATGCCCATAGCGAATAGGGAGTGCATCATCGTCGAAAGCACGTTCTTGGATCGAACGAGTCCTCCATAGAACAGCGCGACCCCCGGCACCATAAAGAGTACCAACGCTGTGGACATGAGGACGAATGCGGTATCCCCGTGATCGATCGCTGTCATGTGGCCCCTTCCAATCCTTGTCGCGCGCATCCGGCCGAAAGTGGCGGTCAACTGAATGCGACATCCCTAAGCGTTGAGGAGAGGCTATGGGAGTAAGGTTTCTCGGGTGTTTCCCGTCGATGTCCGAGGCGTGAAACTTGGGAGAGAGTCGGCTATGCTGTCGCAATGGTCACAAGCTCCGGAATGTAGCCCCTTCGGACAATCCCGTGCCCGATGCCCTCGCGGGTCAGGGCGCGAGTCTGGTGACCAACTCAGAAGGAGGCGATGGATGAGGCACTCCCCATACAAGGTCGTGGCCGGTCCAGAAGGATTCCTGCCACCCGCCGCGGCTACGATGGGGGTCACGCTCCCTGATCCCGGTCACGCGATTTTGGAAGGGGCGTCCGTTGCTCCCGATGTCGCGATGGAAGCAATCGTGGACAAGCTACTTTCGGCTGCTAATCCGGTGTTCTTTCCCGGCCCGCTCATCCTTTGGGACTGGAAGCCAGGGGTAGCGGAGAAGGCGGTAGCGCTCAAGGCTCTTGCCGAGGCTGTCGGTGCGAAGATCATTCCAATGCCGGATTATCGCCCCAAGTACCCGATGATCGATCCGGCCGTCGAGGTCAATCCCAACCACCCAAACCTGACGATCTGGCACAACAAGATCGACGTGTGCCTATTCATCGGCGTTCACTGCCACTACGCCAACGTGGCTCTTAAGATCATCCGGGGTGGCACAAGCTGCTACACGATCGCTTTGTGTGCCGAGGCCGGTCATGAAGACGCGATGATCTCTCTGCGCGACGCCGGGATCGAACACCTCGGACGTCTGCGAGAGATGGTGCTCGAGTCAAAATGCGAGGTAGCTCGATGAGCACGATCAGCCGGACCTCCATACGCATGTCTGGGCTCGGCGGGCAGGGGGTCGTCACCGCGGCGCACATCCTGGGCGGAGCGGCGAACAGAGATGGTTTGGAAAGTGTGGTCAACCCCTTCTTTGGAGCAGAGAAACGCCTGGCGCCGGCGGAAAGTTACGTCCGGATCTCCACCGAGAGGATCTTCGAAAAAGGTGAGGTGCTTCGTCCGGACATCATCATGATCTTCCATCCGCACGTGATAACGATGGGCAAGTGCTACACCATGCCTTTTTTCGACGGCTTGCAGGAGAACGGTGTCCTGCTGATCAATTCGGAAGAACCGCTTGCGCTGCCTAAGGAGGATCTCGAGCGCCTGAGCCGCTTGGGAGCGAAGCTGTACTACGTGCCAGCAACCACGCTTGCGATGCAGGTCACGGGGTCGGAGTTGTCAACCAATATCGCCATGCTCGGTGGTGTGTACGGAGTCCGGAACCTGACTTCGACAGAAGCGCTGAGAGAGTCCATGTCGGAGCGATTTGGCGGTGGCAGATTTGTCGCGTCAGGCACCACCGCCGCGCTTGATGAGGCGGTCAGGAGCAAGTTCGCTAAGGTCAGCCAGATGATCGAGAAGAATATGGAGCTGATTGAGGCTGCTGGATCAGCGGTCTGGGAGTGCCGTGTCGCGGATCAGGAGGATAGCCTTGCGCACTTGTGATCATGGACACAGCAACCCTGTTCAGTGCCTGTTGTGCGGCCCGCGAGAAGCAGGGTTCATCACCGGAAGCGAGGCCGTGGCAGAGGCGGTCAAGCGCGCGTCGGTTGACATGGCGATCGCGTATCCGATCACGCCACAGTCGGAGAGTATGCATCTTGTGGGAGAACTGTTTGCACAGGGCTACATCAAGGACTACTACCGGGCGGAAAATGAGTTTGCGGTCATGGCCGCGGTCCACGGCGCGGCTTTGGGCGGCGGGAGGGTGTTCACCGCCACGAGCGGACCAGGCACCCTGCGGGCCATGGAGATGTTCCCGGTATGGGCTGGCGCCAGGCAGCCGATCGTCTGCGCGTTCATGTGTCGCGGCGTCTCACTTCCCCCGTCGATCCAACCCGAGAACATCGAGATGGGGATGTTGCTCGACACGGGCATGCTCATGTTTCACGCGGAGAACGGACAAGACCTCTTCGACATGATCTTGCAGGCGTATCTAGTCGCCGAGCAGCCCGAGGTCCACCTGCCCGCGGGTGTCTTTGTCGACGGCTTTTTCGTCACCCACACCAAAGAAGAAGTCCTCCTCCCCGCGGAGGAGTGTACGCTCGCGCCGTACGATCCTGGGTGCTCACCTGTGCCGGTGTTCGACATGGAGACCCCGCCGATGCGCATCACTCGCGACCCGTTGCTAAACAAGAGTAACTTCATCAGTGGCTCGGCTAATGCCAGCTGGCATCAGGAGGTGTTAGCGGCCGCCGAGCGGGCCCGTAAGCATATCGACAGGTACATGGGAGGATTGATCGACGTCGAGAATCCGGATGCCAGTGTGCTCATCGTCGCCTCCGGCACCGCCGTGTCCCAGTCTCGCGAAGCGCTACGCCTGCTGCGGGATGATGGGATTGACGCGGGGCTCATCAAGGTCAAGTCGATACGGCCCTTCCCCGCGGAGGAGTTGACGGAGGCTACCGAGCGGGCTGAGATCATCGTCGTGCCCGAGTTCAACGCCGGTGGCTGGCTAGCAAGGGAGGTCAAGTCGACTCTCGATCGCAACCGCCGTGTCGTTGCGGGGCCGCGCGTCTTCGGAGGCATGAGCATGCCGCCGTGGCTGATTGTCGATGAAGTGAAAGCGGCCATGGCGGGCACAACGCCCGAGAGAAGAGCTTAGGCATGTCGAAGAAGATCATCACCCCCGTTCCGGTCCTCGCCGATATCCTTCCCGCTGAGTACCGTGACCTGGTCGAGGACGGTCCGCACGGAAGGTCTCTCGGAGTCAAAGATCTCGGCACGTTCAAAGAGCTGACCGAGGAACACCCCCACTGCGCCGGTTGCGGCGTTTCACTCGGCGTGCGTCTGGCGGTCGCCTCGCTGCCCTCGCCGGAGGATACGCTCGTGGTTGGAACGCCCGGTTGCTCGTTCTTTTCGCTGGCGCAAACCGCGCTGAACTACTCGAACACCGCATTTGGCAATCAGAACGCCGTTGCGTCCGGACTCAAGCGGATGCTCCAGATTCGCTATCCGTCACACGCGAAAGATGTGGTGGTGATGGTAGGTGACGGCGGCATCGCCGACATAGGGCTGGATATGACGCTGCACTCTTGGTTTCGGGGTGAGAAGATAACCACCGTCATGCTCGACAACGAGGTGTACGGTAACACTGGCGGACAAGAGAGCGGCATGTCTCCGCAGGGTCAGGTGTTTCACATGGCGCCCAAGGGCAAGCGCTTCGCCAAGATTCCCGTGTTCGAGATCGCGAAGACCTCGGGTTGCGCCTACGTGGCCAAGGTGACGGTAGCCAGTCCTCGACGGCTCGGCGATGTTGTTCGCAGAGCCGTGCTCGTCGCGCGGGAGATCGGGCCCACCTACGTGCAGATTTACACGCCTTGCCCCACTAACCTGAAGTTTTCGCCCGCCGACACTATCACGGTGGCGAAGAAAGCCCAGGAGGGCGCGTACGCATTCGAAGAGTTCATGACCGAGGAAGCTGCGGAGCTGCTGAACATCGAACATCGCTGACACTGGAGCCGTATCCTCGTGAATCGTTTGATCGACACTGGGTTCCCGGTGCCGCTGCCGGGTTCATCCGAGCCTTCGGCGTACCGCGGCACCCGCGTCGCGCTCCTTACTCAGCACGGCAAGGAGCGAGTGATTGCGCCGGTGCTCGCGTCAGCGCTTCACTGTCACATTGAGCTGGTCGAAGGGTTTGACACTGACCGGCTCGGCACATTTACGAGGGATGTTCCTCGTGACGGCACGCAAATCGAAGCCGCTCGCAAGAAGGCGCGTATCGGCATGGAGCTTTCCGGGATGAGCCACGGACTTGCCAGCGAAGGCAGTTTCGGTCCGGACCCATTCACGGGGCTGCTTCCCTGGAACACGGAGGTCATCGTCTTTCTCGATGACGTTCTCGGGATCGAGGTCATAGGCAGCGCTCGAGGTCATGCTGTCAGCGCCCACCGGGTAGTCGTGGGCTGGGAGGAGATCGAGGCGTTTGCCCGCAGCGTGGATTTCCCCGCCCATCAGCTCGTGGTGAGGCCGGAGGACTCGGAGGATCCGCGTATCCTGAAAGGAGTAACGGACTGGGCGGCGCTCAAAGCGGGACATTCTTGGGCGGCCCGGCTGTCCGCTGACGGACGAGTGTTCGTCGAGGTAGACCTTCGGGCGCACGCTAACCCGACACGCATGGCTGTTATTCGCAGTGCCGCCGAAGACTTGGCTGCGCGGCTCGTCTCTGTCTGCCCTGAGTGCGGCGCACCGGGTTTTGGGACGGTTGAGCGCGTAGCTGGGCTTCCGTGCAGTGAATGCGGTGCGCCAACGCGCGAGACCAAGGCCGAGGTGTGGGCGTGCGTGAGGTGCGCGCATCGGATAGTCCGCGATCGGCCCGGCCACTCGTACGCCGATGCGGGTGTTTGCGATCACTGCAACCCGTAAGCCGCGGTCTGGCTTCGGAAGTCTTCAATCCTTCATTGGAAATGCCGATGTTTTAGGGTAAGGCGTTGATGAGGGCGATGCCTGTCGCCGTGCCAAGGGGCCTCCAAATGATGCGACACATGGTGGATACGCCAATGGGAAGGAAGCGGGCTCAACGCGCAACGCGTTGGTGCACGTTGGCGTTCACCGCG
This DNA window, taken from Clostridiales bacterium, encodes the following:
- the larE gene encoding ATP-dependent sacrificial sulfur transferase LarE; its protein translation is MDASAKYDHLREHIAGLGTLLVAYSGGIDSTLLAFTANAVLGRRCLAVLASSDTYPESEATEAKRLARELGFAVHAVETHELVDPQFRANTPDRCYHCKVELFGLLRTLADSRGLAHVADGSNLDDLDDYRPGSRAAKEYGVISPLQAVGMTKADVREIAQMLTLPNWDKPSMACLASRFPYGEAITEAGLRRVADAEAALRALGLVQFRVRAHGDVARVEVDPDEMEHAWSRRGEMALALRDVGFAFVAQDLEGYRSGSLNETLAESDLNARATPLSG
- a CDS encoding cob(I)yrinic acid a,c-diamide adenosyltransferase, producing the protein MTGPIYTRHGDTGETSLADGTRVRKNDVRVEAYGTIDEANCAIGFARASIQNEPSLTALDAELAFAQNRLFDCSSVLATPHESVSGRVPSITAADTARLETAIDTMTASVGEISRFVLPAGCEPAARLHMARAVIRRAERRVLDLAACEPVEPGVLAFVNRLSDYLFTAARFANHMCENGDCLRTPRPG
- a CDS encoding P-II family nitrogen regulator translates to MKKIEAIIKPRKLERVRDTLNALGVTGLTTYEVKGYGRQKGHTEIYRGAEYAVDFRPKIKIELVVDDELAPRVEQAIIEAARTGIIGDGKIFIYDCEGAVRIRTGERGSEAL
- a CDS encoding ammonium transporter, whose product is MTAIDHGDTAFVLMSTALVLFMVPGVALFYGGLVRSKNVLSTMMHSLFAMGIVSVTWALIGYTIAFGSAEWELGALIGGFGHLALADTIGGVTGTIPTPVFVAFQGMFAVITAALISGALAERMKFSAYAVFIGVWSIVVYAPLAHWVWGGGWLYERGALDFAGGTVVHIASAAAALAGALALGKRNGNGNGSADFTPHNLPMTVLGTGMLWFGWFGFNAGSALAANELAGTALLATHLAAACGMLGWLAMESLKRGKPTTLGAASGAVAGLVGITPAAGFVTPMAGMAIGLAAGALCFLGISLKERLGFDDALDVVGIHGVGGTVGALLTGVFATALIAPGLAPTLAEGRAALILEQAVGVGATIVFSFVASAVILKLIDATIGLRVDEDAEENGCDRSEHAERGYVW
- a CDS encoding carbon monoxide dehydrogenase, with the protein product MRHSPYKVVAGPEGFLPPAAATMGVTLPDPGHAILEGASVAPDVAMEAIVDKLLSAANPVFFPGPLILWDWKPGVAEKAVALKALAEAVGAKIIPMPDYRPKYPMIDPAVEVNPNHPNLTIWHNKIDVCLFIGVHCHYANVALKIIRGGTSCYTIALCAEAGHEDAMISLRDAGIEHLGRLREMVLESKCEVAR
- a CDS encoding 2-oxoacid:acceptor oxidoreductase family protein, whose translation is MSTISRTSIRMSGLGGQGVVTAAHILGGAANRDGLESVVNPFFGAEKRLAPAESYVRISTERIFEKGEVLRPDIIMIFHPHVITMGKCYTMPFFDGLQENGVLLINSEEPLALPKEDLERLSRLGAKLYYVPATTLAMQVTGSELSTNIAMLGGVYGVRNLTSTEALRESMSERFGGGRFVASGTTAALDEAVRSKFAKVSQMIEKNMELIEAAGSAVWECRVADQEDSLAHL
- a CDS encoding ferredoxin oxidoreductase, coding for MAIAYPITPQSESMHLVGELFAQGYIKDYYRAENEFAVMAAVHGAALGGGRVFTATSGPGTLRAMEMFPVWAGARQPIVCAFMCRGVSLPPSIQPENIEMGMLLDTGMLMFHAENGQDLFDMILQAYLVAEQPEVHLPAGVFVDGFFVTHTKEEVLLPAEECTLAPYDPGCSPVPVFDMETPPMRITRDPLLNKSNFISGSANASWHQEVLAAAERARKHIDRYMGGLIDVENPDASVLIVASGTAVSQSREALRLLRDDGIDAGLIKVKSIRPFPAEELTEATERAEIIVVPEFNAGGWLAREVKSTLDRNRRVVAGPRVFGGMSMPPWLIVDEVKAAMAGTTPERRA
- a CDS encoding ferredoxin oxidoreductase, with amino-acid sequence MSKKIITPVPVLADILPAEYRDLVEDGPHGRSLGVKDLGTFKELTEEHPHCAGCGVSLGVRLAVASLPSPEDTLVVGTPGCSFFSLAQTALNYSNTAFGNQNAVASGLKRMLQIRYPSHAKDVVVMVGDGGIADIGLDMTLHSWFRGEKITTVMLDNEVYGNTGGQESGMSPQGQVFHMAPKGKRFAKIPVFEIAKTSGCAYVAKVTVASPRRLGDVVRRAVLVAREIGPTYVQIYTPCPTNLKFSPADTITVAKKAQEGAYAFEEFMTEEAAELLNIEHR